A window of Micromonospora eburnea genomic DNA:
CGCCGTCGCCGGTGCCGGAGACCGCGATCGGCTCGCCGTAGCCGACGCCGCAGACCTGGAGGCGTTGCAGCAGGATCTCCCGCCGCCCGTCCAGCTCGGTACGCAGCGGATCCAGCCGCACCTCGCGGGACTTCGGGCTCTCCGGGCCGGGCAGCCGCAGCGCGGTGAGTTCCGCCTCGACCGCCGGGCCGAGCCCGGAGCGGGGCGTGCCGGGGGCGACCCGGCCCCGCTCGGCGCCGACGAGCACCGTCTCCAGCGCCTTGGCCAGCGCCCGGCCACGGCCGAGCAGCTCACCCTGGCCGAGCACGGTGGTCACCGCCTCCAGCACCTCGCCCCGGCCGGGGGCCGGCAGGTCCCGCAGCCGGGCCAGGTCGCCGGCCAGCCGTACCGTCTCGGCGGCCTCGCCGGTACCGGCGGTGTGCCCGGCCGAGCGGAGTTCCCGGCACAGGTCGGTGACCGCCCGGGCGGCGGCGGCCCGGATCCGTTCCGGATCACCGGCGGCGGTGAAGACGGACTGCTGCCAGCGCGGGTCGCGGATCCCGGCCGGGTAGCCGGACCGCGAGTCGAGCAGGTCGAACGCGTACGGCACCAGCGAGGTGACCGCCGCGCCGCCGCCGGTGGTGGCCGGCCGGGTCGTGACGGACCGGACCGGACCGGCCGGGGCGGCGCCGGGCCGGGTGGGCGCGGCATCGGCGGTCCCGTCGCTGCCGTCGTCGGCTGCGGCCCGGCCGCCGTCGGTGAGCAGGGCCGGGGCGTGGAAGGCGCCGATGACGGCTGCCACCCGCCGGCCGTCCGCGCCCGCGTCGGCCAGCACCCGGCGCATGTGCCGCTCGCGGGCCAGGTCCCGGGCCGGTACGCCGTCGCCGCTGGCGCTGTCGGTACGCATCGCCCAGCCGACACCGAGGGCGGCCCGGCGGACCGCCTCGGGCGGGCAGCCCGGGGCACGTACCTCGACCACCCGGTCCCACAGGTCGTCGCCGTCCCGACCGGTGCCGCTGGCGCTCAACGCGGCGGCGTAGCCCGACCGGCGCGGGCCGGACGCCGGCGCACCGGCGTCCGGTGTGGGACCGCCACCGCCGGCCGGCTCGGCATCGGCGGTCGGATCGGAGCCCGAAGCCGGGTCGGTGCCGTCGGCGGTCCAGCCCGGGTCGGCCAGCGGCAGGTCGCAGCAGACCACCTCGACGCCGTGCTGCCGAGCCCAACGGATCGCGGCCAGTTCCGGGGAGAAGTCGGCGAACGGGTAGAAGCCCATCGGCCCGTCCGCGCCGTGGCTGCCCACCAACGCCAGCGGGGCCCGGGCCGCCGGGTCGGACAGGTGCGGCAGCCAGCGCTGGAAGTCGGCCGGCAGCTCGACGCAGACCACCTCGGCCCCGGCGGCGTCCAGCAGTGCCGGGACCACCGCCGCCAGGGCCGGGCTGTGGTGCCGCACCCCGATCAGGTACGGCCGGACCGAACCGGCGAGCGCGTCGACCACGGCCCGCGGGTCGGCCTTCGTCAGGTCGACCGCCGACGGTCCGGTCGCCACCGGATCGCCGGTCGGCGGGCTGGCGAGAGTCGTCACCGCAGGTTCTCCCGCAGGTCCCAGAGCCGGCGCCACATCGCCGAGCCGTCCTCGGCGCGGCGGCGGACCGGGCCGTCCCAGTAGCCGAGCAGCCGGGCGTGGTCGTTCTCGTCGTCCTTGCGGACCACGCCGAGCAGGTGCCCGGGGACCAGGTCGAGCGTGTCCCCGGTGGGCAGGTACGCGGCGGCCAGGCCGAGCGAGACGGCCACCTGCACCGCCTCTGCGGTGGACATCACCGTGCCGGGCCGCTCCACGTCCCAGCCCTCGCCCGACCGGCCGGAACGCAGGTCGCGGAAGACGGTGACCAGGGCGTCCAGCACCGCGTCGTCCACCGTGTACGCCGCGCCGGCGCGCTGCACGGCGGCGGTGGCCTGCCGGCGGACCAGGTCGGTCTCGGTGTCCGCGTCGGAGATCGGGTGGACGGTCTCGAAGTTGAACCGGCGCTTGAGTGCCGAGGACATCTCCGACACGCCCCGGTCCCGCAGGTTGGCGGTGGCGATCACGGTGAACCCGGGCACCGCGCGGATCAGGCCGTCCTCGGTGCCGGCCAGCTCCGGCACGTTCATCCGCCGGTCGGACAGGATGGACACCAGCGCGTCCTGCACCTCGGGCAGGCAGCGGGTGACCTCCTCGATCCGGACCACCCGGCCGGTGCGCATCGCGGTCAGCACCGGCGAGTCGACCAACGCCTGCGGGGTCGGGCCCTGGGCGAGCAGCAGGGCGTAGTTCCAGCCGTACCGGAAGGCGTCCTCGGTGGTGCCGGCGGTGCCCTGCACGGTCAGCGCGCTGGTGCCGCAGACCGCGGCGGCCAGCAGCTCCGACAGCATGGACTTGGCGGTGCCGGGCTCACCGACCAGCAGCAGGCCCCGCTCGCCGGCCAGGGTGACCACGCACCGCTCGACCAGGCTCCGCTCGCCGACGAACTTCGGCGCGATGGTCATGCTGGCCGGCAGCTCGGTGCCGTCCGGGCCGGTACGCCGGTCGGCGGGCAGCTTCAACGCCTCGCCGTCGCTGCCCTGGATGAAGGTGACCA
This region includes:
- a CDS encoding ATP-binding protein, which gives rise to MTVTEHVRPTAASETAAQVLSAEQRYADELAFLAAYDDGARPPGWALTPRAVVTFIQGSDGEALKLPADRRTGPDGTELPASMTIAPKFVGERSLVERCVVTLAGERGLLLVGEPGTAKSMLSELLAAAVCGTSALTVQGTAGTTEDAFRYGWNYALLLAQGPTPQALVDSPVLTAMRTGRVVRIEEVTRCLPEVQDALVSILSDRRMNVPELAGTEDGLIRAVPGFTVIATANLRDRGVSEMSSALKRRFNFETVHPISDADTETDLVRRQATAAVQRAGAAYTVDDAVLDALVTVFRDLRSGRSGEGWDVERPGTVMSTAEAVQVAVSLGLAAAYLPTGDTLDLVPGHLLGVVRKDDENDHARLLGYWDGPVRRRAEDGSAMWRRLWDLRENLR